TTGATCAGATCAGCCACGCTTTTTCAGGCCCAGCTTCTGGCGTCCTTCTTCCGGGGTGAGCGTGCGCGCACCCATCATGCTGATGATGCTGCGGGCCCGCTCCACCAGCGATCCGTTGCTGGCGGGCACGCCCTTGTCCAGCCAGAGGTTGTCTTCCAGCCCCACGCGCACATTGCCGCCCAGCAGCACGGCCTGCGCCACCATGGGCATCTGCATGCGCCCAATGCCAAAGCCAGCCCAGGTGGCACCCGGCGGCATGTTGTCGGCCATGGCTTTCATGGTGGTGGTGTCGGCAGGCGCACCCCAGGGGATGCCCAGGCAGACCTGGAACAGCGGCGCGTCGCCCAGCAGGCCTTCTTTCAGCATCTGCTTGGCAAACCACAGGTGGCCGGTGTCGAACACCTCCAGCTCGGCTTTCACGCCCAGCTCCAGAATGCGCTTGGCACCGGCGCGTAACTGGGCAGGGGTGGACACGTAGATGTAGTCGCCGTCGCCAAAATTCAGCGTGCCGCAGTCCAGCGTGCAAATTTCGGGCAGTAACTCTTCGATGTGGATCAGCCGGGCCAGCCCGCCAACCAGGTCGGTGCCGGGGCCGAACTGCATGGGGTTTTCGCCCGCGCCGATTTCCAGGTCGCCGCCCATGCCGGCCGTCAGGTTCAGCACCATGTCCACGCCGCTGGAGCGGATACGGTCCACCAGCTCGCGGTACAGCGCCGGGTCGCGGCTGCCTTTGCCAGTGGCCGGGTCGCGCACATGGCAGTGCACTACGGTGGCCCCGGCTTTGGCGGCCTCTACCGCGGCTTCGGCGATCTGCTTGGGGGTGACGGGAATGGCCGGGTGGCGGCCAACGGTGTCGCCCGCGCCGGTCACGGCACAGGTCAGGATGACATCATGGTTCATGTGTGGCTTTCTTTATAGACCGAGGGACGTGCGCACGGCGGGCAGGCCGTCTTTGCCGTCATAGGTTTTAACGCCCGCCAGCCATTGGGTCAGCAGCTCGGGGTTTTGCTTCAAGAAGGCTTTGGCGGCGGTGGCGGGCAGGACCTTGGCCATGATGGGCACCATCAGGCGGTTTTCCACATCGGTGCTGAAAACCAGGTTGGACACCAGCTTGCCTGCGTTCGGGCAGCGCTCCTGGAAGTCGGTGGCCACCAGGGTTTTGACCGAGGCCTCGCCAAAGTTGGGCCCAAAGTAGGCGTCACCGCCGGTCAGGTAGTTCAGCTTCATCTGGATGTTCATGGGGTGCGGCTCCCAGCCCAGAAACACCACCATCTTCTTCTGCCGAATGGCGCGCTGCACCTCGGCCAGCATGCCGGCCTCGCTGGACTGCACCAGCTTGAAGCCGCCCAGGCCCAGCTCGTTCTTGTCGATCATCTGCTGCACCTTGGCATTGGCGCTGCTACCGGCTTCGATGCCGAAAATCTTGCCGTCCAGCTCCTTCTGGAACTTGGCAATGTCGGCAAAGCTCTTCAGACCCGCCTCGGCTACATAGGCGGGAACCGCCAGGGTGGCCTTGGCACCGCTGAGGTTGGGGGTGGGCAGCACCACCAGGCTTTTGGCCTTGGCCAGCGGATCGACCATGCCGTCTTGCATGGGGCTCCAGTAGCCCAGCGACACGTCGATCTGCTTGCTCTTCAAGCCCGCAAAAGAGATGGGCACCGAGGCGATGGTGGTGCTGGGGCTGTAGCCCAGGCCTTCAAAAACTGTGGTGGCCAGCGCGGTGGTGGCGGTGATGTCGCTCCAGCCGATATCCACAAAACGGATCTTCTTGCAGCTTTCGGCATCCTGGGCCATCGCAGGCACCACGCACATCGCCGCCACCGCCAACCCCACACCCTGGAGCAATTTCTTCATCATGTTTCCTTTGGAATAAACACCGCAAACAGCGCCCACCGCCTTGCGATGGAAGGAATTTACCGGGGGGACCCCTCAAAAAACGACGCATTGCGACCAGTCATTGACCAGCAGCGACCACGCGGGTTTGCCCCAGTCTGCTAAAAACCGGCATGCCCACCGAAGACCTGTACTTTCTGCTGCTGCCCGCGTTTTCGATGCTGGGCTTTGTGTCGGCGGTCGAGCCGCTGCGGGTGGCGAACCGGTACCACAAAGACCTGTACCACTGGCACATCCTGAGCGTGGACGGCGGCCCGGTGACGGCCAGCAACGGCATGTCGCTGAATGCCGAAGGCTCGCTGGACACGGTCGCCAGCGCCCCCACCTTGTTCATCGTGGGCGGCTTCAACCCGCTGGAGCACTACACGCCAGCGCTGGGCAACTGGCTGCGGCGGCTGGACCGGGCGGGCACGGTGCTGGGTGCCATCGACACCGGTAGCTTTGTGCTGGCCGAGGCCGGGCTGCTGCAGCGCCAGAAACTGACCCTGCACTGGGAGGCGATATCGGCGTTTGTGGAGCGCTACCCGGCGCTGGCCGCCTCGGTGACGCAGGAGCTGTTTGAAATTGACGGCCAACGCATCACCAGCGCGGGCGGCACGGCCTCCATCGACATGCTGCTGGCGCTGATTGCCCGCAAGCATGGCCACGCGCTGGCCACCAAGGTGTCGGAACAGTTTGTGTTGGGCCGCATCCGTAACCCTTCGGACCACCAGCGCATGCAGATTGCCGCACGGTACGGCATCCACAACAAGAAAACCATCCAGGTGGTGAGCGAAATGGAGCGCCACATGGAAGACCCGCTATCGCCCGATGCGCTGGCCGACAGCATCGGCGTGACCCGGCGGCAGCTGGAGCGGCTGTTTGCCACCTACCTGAAAGACACGCCCTCGCACTTCTACCTGGGCCTGCGGCTGGACCGGGCGCGCCAGCTCCTGCAGCAGACCGAAATGCGCATCATCGAGGTCAGCGTGGCCTGCGGATTTGAATCGCCCTCGTACTTCTCGCGGGCCTACCGCAGCCGGTTCCACAGCCCGCCCAAGCAGGACCGCCTGGCTAGCTGAGCCCAGAAACGAAAAAACCACCCGAAGGTGGTTCTTATTTTTTGCTGGCAGCGCACCCTACAAAACGGCGGACAGTGGTGACACCGTCCGGGCGGTTTGCTTAAAAGATTTAAGCAGCGACAGGTGCGGCCACGAGTGCCTTCACCTTGGTGCTCAGACGGCGCTTGTCGCGAGCTGCCTTGTTCTTGTGGAAGATGCCCTTGTCGGCAACCGTGTCCACCACCGCTTGCATCTTGGCAAACAGTTCGGTGGCTTTGGCTTTGTCGCCGGTCAGAACGGCTTTTTCGACGTTCTTGACAGCGGTACGGTATTTGGAACGCAGCGAGGTGTTCGCAGCGTTGATCTTGATGTCCTGGCGGACGCGCTTACGGCCCGACGCAAGGCGTGGGTTCTTTTTCTTGGGTTTGGTTGCCATAATAAATTTCCTTGAGATTGTTAGAGGATGATGCCAGCAAAGCCCACGAGTATAGCAGTTGGGCGCTTATGCCACCCAGCCGGGCTACACTGGGTGGGTGAGTCTCTTCAAATCTGCTTCCACCATCTCCCTGCTGACCCTGGCTTCCCGCGTGGCGGGTCTGGTCCGCGACCAGTTGTTTGCTGCCACCTTCGGCGCCAACGCCATGACAGACGCGTTCTACGTGGCGTTTCGCATTCCCAACCTGTTTCGCCGCCTGTTTGGCGAAGGCGCGTTCAGCCAGGCCTTTGTGCCAGTGCTGGCCGCCAGCAAGGCTACGCACGGGCTGGAAGCCACCAAGCTGCTGATCGACCGCGTAGCCACCCTGCTGACCTGGGTGCTGGTGCTGACCTGTGTGCTGGGGGTGCTGGGCACGCCGCTGCTGGTCTGGGCCATGGCCGGGGGCATGCAGCAGGAACCGCAGGCCTATGCGGCGGCCACCACCATGACGCGCTGGATGTTCCCCTACATCCTGTTCATCTCGCTGGTGTCCATGGCCTCGGGCATTTTGAACACCTGGCGGGTGTTTGCGGTACCCGCCGCCACGCCGGTGCTGCTGAACATCGCCATGATCGCCGCCACCGTGTGGGCCACGCCCTGGTTCCGCAGCCACGGCATTGAGCCCATCTATGCGCAGATCATTGGTGTGATGCTGGGTGGCCTCTTGCAATTAGGGGTGCAGATTCCGGCGTTGAAGCGCCTGGGCCTGTTTCCGAATATTGGACTAACTTGGTCGCTTGTGCGCACCGCATGGGCCGATGACGCTACCAAAAAAGTAGCAAAGCTGATGGTTCCGGCTCTGCTGGGGGTGGGCGTGGCGCAGATCTCGCTGTTCATCAATACCCAGATCGCCTCGCGCCTGGCCCCCGGCAGTGTGAGCTGGCTCAGCGGGGCCGACCGGCTGATGGAATTCCCCACCGCCATGCTGGGCGTGGCCCTGGGCGTCGTGCTGATGCCGCAACTGGCCGGTGCCAAGGCCGCCAACGACCCCAAACAGTATTCCGCCATGCTCGACTGGGGCCTGCGCCTGGTGGTGTTGCTGGCCGTACCCTGCTCGGTAGCCCTGCTGACCTTTGCCACTCCGCTGGTGGCGGTGATCTTCCACTACGGTGCTTTCACCGAGCGCGACGTGGCACAAACTGCGCTGGCGCTGATGGGCTGGGGCGTGGGCCTGCTGGGTGTGGTGGCCATCAAGGTGCTGGCCCCCGGCTTTTACGCCAGCCACAACATGAAGACCCCGGCGCGCATTGCCGTGGCCGTGCTGGTCATCACCCAGCTGCTGAATCTGGCGCTGGTGCCGCTGTTCCAACACGCCGCGCTGACGCTGTCGGTGGGCCTGGGGGCCCTGATCAACGCCACCTGGCTGCTGATCGGCCTGCGGCGGCGCGGCAGCTACCTGCCGGTGCCCGGCTGGTGGAAGTTCATTTTGCAGGTGCTGGCCGCCAGCGCCCTGCTGGCGGTATTCTTGATCTGGGCGACCAGTGCCGTGCCATGGACCCAGTTTGCGGGCGCAAAATTGGAACGGGTTGGCTACATGGCGCTGGTGTTGCTTGCGTCAGCAGCTATTTATTTTGTAGCATTGTGGGCAGCGGGAATGAAATTACGTAAAGTGGTGCATCCGGGCGGCATTTAGGCTTGACGCTGCGCCACGACACGCTAGAAACTAGACCATGCACATCCCCTACCACCCCCCCACCCCGCTGGAGTATTTTGCGGCGCTGGTGCAAAGCGACGAACACTTTCCGCTGCTGGAGGCCGTGACCAGCCTGGCGCAAGACGAATACCCTGAACTCGACATCGAACAGGTGCTGGGCGATGTCGACCAGCTGCTGGCCCGCCTCAAGCGTCGCCTGCCACGCGACGCGGTGCCGCTGCAGCGCCTGCGCTCGCTGAACCAGTTCTTCTACCGCGACCTGAACTTTGGCGGCAACGTCAACGACTACTACGACCCCGACAACAGCTACCTCAACGCCGTGCTGCGCACCCGCCGGGGCATCCCGATCTCGCTGGCGGTGCTGTGGATGGAGCTGGCCCAGGGCATTGGCCTGGTGGTGCGGGGCGTGGCGTTTCCGGGGCACTTCATGGTCAAAATCAACCTGCCCAAGGGCCAGGTGGTGATGGATCCGTTCACCGGCCAGTCGCTGAGCCGCGAAGAGCTGTCCGAGCGGCTGGAGCCCTACACGCGGCGCAATACGCTGTCTGACGATTTCGAGGTGCCACTGGGCCTGTACTTGCAGGCCAGCCCGCCACGCGACATCCTGGCCCGCATGCTGCGCAACCTCAAAGACATCCACACCGCGCAAAGCGACTGGCCGCGCCTGATCACCGTGCTGGACCGCCTGCTGGTGCTGCTGCCCGATGCCTGGAGCGAATACCGCGACCGCGGCCTGGCGCACGCCGCCCTGGGCCACACCCGGCCTGCCGTGATCGACCTGGAAAAGTACCTGCTGTGCTCACAGGATGCGCTCGATCTGGACAGCATTTCCGAGCGCCTGAGCAGCCTGCGCCGGGCGAAAAACTAGGTTTTAGACTGGTTTTTAGGCTCGGCCAAAAACAACGCCTGCAGATCGCTCAGGAAGTCAAAGCCCCGCACCGTGGGCCGCACGCGCACACCTTCGCGCTCCAGCAAACCCTTGCGCTCGCCCTCGGCCAGACCCTTCTGGATGCTGGTCAGCGGCAAGCCGGTGCGTTCGGTGAACTTCGGCAGTTCAAAGCCGTCGCGCAGGCGCAGGGCGTTGAGCATGTACTCGAACGGCAACTCGGCGCGCGCAACGTCGTCGTCCTGCGCCACCGCCTTGCCCGCCAGAGCGTTGGCCATGTACAGATTCGGTTCGCGAAAGCGCACCTGCCGGATGATGCGGTGGGCAAAGCTGAGCTTGCTGTGCGCGCCCGCGCCAATCCCCAGGTAGTCGCCAAACTGCCAGTAATTTTGGTTGTGCACGCAGGCGTGGCCGGGCAGCGCGTAGGCCGAGACCTCGTAGCGGTCCATGCCGGCGGCCAGGGTCATTTCGGTGATCTTGTCCAGCATGTCGTAGCCCAGGTCTTCCTCGGGTACCACGGGTGGGAACTTGGCAAAGTAGGTATTGGGCTCGATGGTCAGCTGGTAAATGCTGATGTGTTTGGGCCCTAGCGCAAGAGCGGTGCGCATATCCAGCTCTAGATTTTGTAGCGTCTGGCCGGGCAGCGCGTACATGATGTCCAGGTTGAAGGTGTCAAACGACTGGGCCGCTTCTTCCACCGCCGCAATGGCCTGGGCGCTGTCGTGCACCCGGCCCAAGGCTTTCAGGTGGTCATCGTTGAAGCTCTGTACCCCGACCGACAGCCGCGTCACACCGGCGCTGCGGTAGGCACGGAAGCGGTTCTTTTCGAAGGTACCGGGGTTGGCTTCCAGCGTGATCTCGCAATCCGGCTCCAGCTTCAGGCGGGCGCGGATGTCGCCGATCAGCCGGTCGATGGCCTGCGGCGAAAACAGGCTGGGCGTGCCGCCACCGATGAAAATGCTGTGCACCGTGCGGCCCCAGACCAGCGGCAGCGCAGCCTCCAGGTCGGCCATCAGCGCGTCGATGTAGCGCTGCTCTGGCACTTCGCTGGTCGGCGTGGGGGCGGCCAGATTGGCAGCCGGATGCAGGGTCTGCGCGCCGTCCGCCCGCAGTTCGTGCGAATTGAAGTCGCAGTACGGGCACTTCTTCAGGCACCAGGGCAGGTGCACGTAGAGCGACAGCGGCGGCAGCGCGGCCAGTTGCAGCAGGCCGGGGCGCATGTGGTGTTGCAAATCCTTCACGGCAGCCAGCGCTCGCGCATCAGGGCCAGCATGGCGCGGGAGGATTGGCCCCGGTGGCTATTGGCGTTCTTCACCTCGGGGGTCAGTTCGGCAAAGGTCTTGCCGAACTGCGGGAGGAACATCACCGGGTCAAAGCCAAAGCCGTGCTCGCCCTGCGGCGCGCGGGTGATCTCGCCCACGGCGCGGCCCACAGCAATCAGCGGCTCGGGGTCATTCGGGCTGCGCACGGCCACCAGGGTGCTGACCAGGGCGGCGCGGCGGTTGGCGATGTGCGCCATCTGCTCCAGCAGCGCCCGCACATTGTTGCTGTCGCTCTTGGGGTAGCCGAACTGGGTGGCGTAGTAGGCGGTTTGCACGCCCGGCAGGCCGCCGAAGGCATCGACGCACAGGCCCGCGTCGTCGGCCACTGCGGGCAGGCCGCTGTGGGCGCTGGCGTGCCGGGCTTTGGCCAGGGCGTTTTCGACGAAGGTGTGGAAAGGCTCGTCGGCCTCGGGGATGCCCAACGTGCCCTGCGCCACCAGTTCCACGCCCAGCGGGGCGAACAGGGCTTGCAGCTCGAACAGCTTGCCCGCGTTATTGGATGCCAATACGATTTTCATAAAAAATATGCCTCTAGCGCTTATTCCATGAGCGTGAGCAGCTCTTATTTTGATAGTGCCTGCTGTTGCAGGTCCATCAGGCCGATGATGCCTTTTTCGGCCAGCGCCAGCAGCGCGTCCATCTCGGCGCGGGTAAAGGCCACGCCCTCGGCCGTGCCCTGCACTTCCACGAAATGGCCCGCGCCGGTCATCACCACGTTCATGTCGGTGTCGCAGGCGGCATCTTCGGTGTATTCCAGGTCCAGCAGCGGCGTGCCCTGCACGATGCCCACCGAGATGGCCGCCACGGGCTGGAGGATGGGGGTGGTGCTGATCTTGCCCGACTTGAGCAGCACGTTGACGGCATCCTGCGCCGCCACAAACGCACCGGTGATGGCGGCGGTGCGGGTGCCGCCGTCGGCCTGCAGCACGTCGCAGTCCAGGTGGATAGTGCGCTCGCCCAGCAACTTCAAATCGAACACGGCCCGCAGAGAGCGGCCGATCAGGCGCTGGATTTCCTGCGTGCGCCCACTTTGCTTGCCACGGGCGGCCTCGCGGTCGCTGCGGGTGTGGGTGGCGCGCGGCAGCATGCCGTATTCGGCGGTGACCCAGCCCTCGCCGCTGCCCTTCTTGTGGCTGGGCACCTTTTCTTCCACCGAGGCGGTGCACAGCACTTTGGTATTGCCAAACTCGATCAGCACCGAGCCTTCGGCGTGGATGGTGTAGCCCCGGGTGATGCGCACCGGGCGCAGCTGGTGGGCGGCACGGCCGCCGCTACGGATGAATTCGGTCATGGTGTGGATTTTTGTAATTGCGCTGTGGCAGCTTAGGTAGCAAATAGGTTTCAAACAAGAGGGATGCGTTCCAGGAGCACCGCAGAACCGGCATTGCCGACCCGCTGGTGGTGCCCCCGGCAAGGAGGTTGGCGCTGCAACGCGAGGTGCACCCGCCTGGGGGTGTTACATACGCTTTGCGGCTGCTTTGCGGATGGCTTCGTTGATCTCGGCGATCGATCGCTCGATGGCGGCATCGTCCAGATCGTCGATCAGGCTTTCCGGCCCCTGCGGTTGGATGGACGACGCAAACACGCCCGGCTGGATTGCCTCGGTGGAGATGCCCCGGGTGGACTCGAACATGTCCGGCGTCTCCCACTCGATCGCCAATACGGTGACATTGTCGCTGCGGGCACCGGCCTTGCGCAGCGCCTGCTCGACCAAGTCGGGCACGGCCTGCGACACCGGGGCGCTGGCCAGACCGCGCACGATGGCGGCATCGTCCAGGCTGTCCCACAGGCCGTCCGAGCACAGCATGATCTTGTCGCCCTGGTGCAGCGCGATGGGGCCGGTGATGTCGAACTGGGGCTTCACCGGCGATCCCAGGCAGGTGTAGAGCACGTTACGGTTCATGGCGTGGGGGAGTTGCGCCCCCCCTTCTGAACGGTGCTGCTCGGCGTAGGAGTGGTCGCGCGTGCGGGTCAGCAGCGCGCCGTCGCGCACCACGTACAGGCGCGAATCGCCGCAGTGCACCCAGGTAGCGCTATTGCCCTGCACCACGGCGGCCACCAGCGTGGTGCGGGGGGTGTCCAGCATGCCGTGTTTGGCGGCGTAGCGCAGGATCTGGTCATGGGCCGACAGCAGCGCGGCGCTCAAGAAATCGGCCGCCTGGGGCAGCAGCGGGCGGGCCTGCTTCTGGTACAGAGCAGACAGGGTTTGCAGCGCCATCTGGGCCGCCACCTCGCCTTCTGGGTGCCCGCCCATACCGTCGGCCAGCAGGAACAGGCCCGAGCCGCTGGTATAGCAATAGCCCATACGGTCTTCGTTTTTTTCGCGGCCGCCCTTGCGGCTGACCTGGAATACCGAAAACTTCACTTGGGCGTAGGCCCGATGCCGGTGGCATCACGCACGTTCTGCACGTTTTTCTTGGTGTCGGACACCAGGGTGTCGAACTGCAGGCGCAGCTTCTCGGCCACGGTCAGCTTGGTGTAGCGGCGCTCGCCTTCGCGGCTGAGTTCTTTTTGCAGCGCAAACACCGACTGTGGGCGCGACAGGGGGTCGATCGACATGCACCATTCGACCACCTCGATCAGGTTGTCCGAATAGATGCCGCGCAGCCGCGACAGCGCCAGGCCGATGCGGTCTTTTTCCAGCCGCTGCGGCGCCTCATTGGGCGGAAAACCCTGCATGCACGCGTAGATGCAGGCGCCGATGGCGTAGATGTCGGTCCAGGGCCCCATGGACGCGTCACGCCGGTACATCTCGGGGGCGGCAAAGCCGGGGGTATACATGGGGCGGATGAAGTTGCCTTCCTTGTTGAGCACCTCGCGGGCCGCGCCGAAGTCGATCAAGACCGCCTTGTTGTCGTCGGTGATGAAGATATTGGCGGGCTTGATGTCCAAATGCAGCATCTTGTGCTGGTGCACGATGCGCAAGCCGCGCAATATTTCGTCAAACAGGCTGCGAATGGTGGATTCGCGGAATACCTTCTGCTTGCGCTGGTCCCGCGAGGTGATGATGAAGTCCTGCAGGGTGGCGCCCTCCAGGTAGTTCATCACCATGTAGACGGTTTCGTTCTCGCGGAAGAAGTTGAGCACGCTGACCACCGACGGGTGCGAGATCTGCGCCAGCGAACGGCCTTCTTCAAAAAAGCTTTTCAGCCCCAGCCGGTACAGCGACAGTTTTTCGGGCTGCACCTGCGGCAGCAGTTCGCCGACTTCGCGGGTGGCCAAGCTGCTGGGCAGGTATTCCTTGACCGCCACCTGGCCGCCGTCGGCACCCACTGCCAGATACACCACGCCAAACCCGCCCGACGAGAGCCGCCGAACGATGTGGTAACCCCCGATAGCGGTGCCGGGCGGAAGCGTGGCCGGTTTGTTTTTGGACATAAATAGCAGGGGAAGCGCGGAAGCGGCGGAAAGGCAGTTTTTAGACCTGCCCCCCATCCGATGCAAAAGCCTGGGGTCTTTACATCAGAGGCTGAACAGGTCGTCGGTTATTCTCAGGCCATTGCAACGATATGTACCTTCTCAATGCCAGTTTACAGCATGACCGGCTACGCCAGTGCCCAGCACAGCAGCGCCACCGCCACCCCGGATACGGAATCCAAAAGCACGTCGGCGCGCCGCTTGGGAATCGAAATCCGGTCCGTCAACAGCCGCTTTCTGGACCTGAGCTTTCGCCTGCCCGACGAGCTGCGCAGCCATGAGCCCGCACTGCGCGAACGCGTCATGGCGCAGCTCAAACGTGGCAAGGTAGAAGTACGCGCGGCAATTGAAAGCACGGCCTCCGGCAGCCTGGCAGCGCCCTCCCCGCACCTGTTGCAGCGGGTCAACTCCTTGCAGGATTCGGTCAAAGCCTGGCTGCCACAGGCCGCGTCGCTGAGCGTGGCCGACATCCTGCGCATGGCCTCCAACGAGCAAGCCCCTGCCAACGATTGGGCCGACGATGTACTGCCGCTGGCCGACACGGTGCTGCAATCCCTGGTGGCCGCCCGCCAGCGCGAAGGCGAACGCCTGACGACCATGCTGCTGGGGCACCTGAAGCAATTGCGCACCCTGGCCGAAAAAGCCCTGCCCCTGGTGCCCCAGTTGGTGGAACAGCAGCGCCAGCGCTTCATCGAGCGCTGGAAGGAAGCCATGGCCCTGGCCGACGGCGCCACCCTGCCCGAAGCCGCGCAGGACCGCGCGCTGACCGAAGCCACGGCCTTCGCCATCCGCATCGACGTGGCCGAAGAGCTGACCCGCCTGCATTCGCACCTGGACGAGATGGAGCGCATCCTCAAAAAAGGCGGCGAAGTCGGCAAACGCCTGGACTTTCTGATCCAGGAGCTGCACCGCGAGGCCAACACCATGGGCTCCAAATCGGCCGCGCTGGAGCTGTCCCGCATTTCGGTGGACATGAAAGTGCTGATCGAGCAGATGCGCGAGCAGGTACAGAACGTCGAGTAGTTTTGGGCGGGGCTAAAGCGCCAACACCCGGTCAGGGCGCAACGTCAAAAATACAGCCACGGGCATACCCATATACCCATGGCCATGGCGCTGCATCAGATGCCGTGTGTGCTGAGCCGTGCGGCATACCACTTCGAAAAGCCTTCCACATAGGTTTCCGTGAAGGGGCTGAACGGGCCAGGGATGTAGGCCGGGTCTTGGGTGCCGTTGTGGTTGATGGAAACCAGGTTGGCATCCTGGGCGTTCGTGGCGCGCCATACCGCAGTGAGCCCGTCCAGGCTGTAGTCCACGCCTTCCACCGCTTCGGGATGCACCAGCCACTTCGAACGCACCAGGGTACGGTCCGGTGCCAGTGGAATCACGTAGGAGACCACCGCGTGGTCGCTCATCACGTGGGTCCACGAACTGTGTGTCCAGAGATGCGTATCACCGAGGTCGCGGCGCTTCAGCCCGCCCAGCAAACGTGTGCTGGCCACCTTGGTATCCATGGTTTGCGACTCTCCGTGGCCGGCAATCACCAGCCGCTGGGTGCGAAAGATCGTAGCGACGCTCCCATCGAGCCGCTCCACCGCCTTGCAAATGTGGCCTTCACTTTCCCAGTCGGCCACCCGGGAGGCATTGAGCGCATGGTATTTGTCCAGCGCCAGCTGCGACTCTTCACTCAGGCCATCCGGGCAGAAACCAAAGTCTTCCGGCAAGAAGGACGCGGTGAGCTCGGGATGCGTTGCGCTGCAGTGGTAGCACTCGCGATTGTTTTCCATCACGAGTTTCCAGTTGCCGTTCTCGATGATTTCGGTTTCGTGTGCAATTTTGCAGTGTGCCAGGTCGTAGGGGGCGAATCGGGGTGTCATGGTCTGGTCCAGCACGTCCACATCTTCGGGGGGAGTGTCGCCGAGGCACACAAAAATGAGTCCGCCCACCACACGGGTATGCACAGGAATCAGACTACGGCACGTGGGGTCAAAATCCAGCCCCATATGCGCAGCATGGTGCAGGCTCCCATCCAGATCGTAGGTCCACGAATGGTAGGGGCATACCAGCCTGCCCACGATGGCCTTCCCTGCCGGCATTAACCGAGCGCCACGGTGTCGGCACACATTGCGGTAGGTGCGGATATTTTCGTCGTCGTCGCGAACGATCAGGATCGACGACTTTCCGATGTCGATGGTCGACACATCGCCCGACTCGGGAACGTCCGCACTCACCCCCACCAGAATCCAGTGGTTGTTGAAGAAGACTTCGACATCGGTATCGAAAACATCCTGTCGCCCAAATAGGCCGCCAGGCATTCCGTAACCGACCTGACGACTGCGAACCAGGGCACCGTGTGGCATGAGCGTCTGTGTAGACATGATGGGATTCTCGAATTGGGATGAAGGGGTTTACGCGTATTTTTTGCGGTGAACCCAGTGTCTCAGTCCAAAATGTGAGCGTCAACGCGACTAATTCGTTGGTTCGCATTACCCTGGATTACATGAACACGGCGGGCCCCCGTCCCCGTACCAGCACGCTTGGCCAGGCCACCGAGAGCGGGGGGCAAAAGTCAGCGTGCAAAAGTGCTCAGTCTGTCCAAATAGGCGCACCACGCAGCCATTCGATCAGATGCTCTGTCGCGGGTGAGCCGGAGCGCCCATGCGGAACCACGGCGAAATAGGCATCCTGGACTTTGACAGTTGCCGCGGTCACTCGGACAAGTTGGCCCGCATCCAGCAATGCGTCTACCAAGCGGCGCCAACCGAGAACCACGCCCTGGCCTAGTAACACA
This sequence is a window from Rhodoferax sp. WC2427. Protein-coding genes within it:
- a CDS encoding 3-keto-5-aminohexanoate cleavage protein; this translates as MNHDVILTCAVTGAGDTVGRHPAIPVTPKQIAEAAVEAAKAGATVVHCHVRDPATGKGSRDPALYRELVDRIRSSGVDMVLNLTAGMGGDLEIGAGENPMQFGPGTDLVGGLARLIHIEELLPEICTLDCGTLNFGDGDYIYVSTPAQLRAGAKRILELGVKAELEVFDTGHLWFAKQMLKEGLLGDAPLFQVCLGIPWGAPADTTTMKAMADNMPPGATWAGFGIGRMQMPMVAQAVLLGGNVRVGLEDNLWLDKGVPASNGSLVERARSIISMMGARTLTPEEGRQKLGLKKRG
- the choX gene encoding choline ABC transporter substrate-binding protein; the protein is MCVVPAMAQDAESCKKIRFVDIGWSDITATTALATTVFEGLGYSPSTTIASVPISFAGLKSKQIDVSLGYWSPMQDGMVDPLAKAKSLVVLPTPNLSGAKATLAVPAYVAEAGLKSFADIAKFQKELDGKIFGIEAGSSANAKVQQMIDKNELGLGGFKLVQSSEAGMLAEVQRAIRQKKMVVFLGWEPHPMNIQMKLNYLTGGDAYFGPNFGEASVKTLVATDFQERCPNAGKLVSNLVFSTDVENRLMVPIMAKVLPATAAKAFLKQNPELLTQWLAGVKTYDGKDGLPAVRTSLGL
- a CDS encoding GlxA family transcriptional regulator; amino-acid sequence: MPTEDLYFLLLPAFSMLGFVSAVEPLRVANRYHKDLYHWHILSVDGGPVTASNGMSLNAEGSLDTVASAPTLFIVGGFNPLEHYTPALGNWLRRLDRAGTVLGAIDTGSFVLAEAGLLQRQKLTLHWEAISAFVERYPALAASVTQELFEIDGQRITSAGGTASIDMLLALIARKHGHALATKVSEQFVLGRIRNPSDHQRMQIAARYGIHNKKTIQVVSEMERHMEDPLSPDALADSIGVTRRQLERLFATYLKDTPSHFYLGLRLDRARQLLQQTEMRIIEVSVACGFESPSYFSRAYRSRFHSPPKQDRLAS
- the rpsT gene encoding 30S ribosomal protein S20, whose amino-acid sequence is MMATKPKKKNPRLASGRKRVRQDIKINAANTSLRSKYRTAVKNVEKAVLTGDKAKATELFAKMQAVVDTVADKGIFHKNKAARDKRRLSTKVKALVAAPVAA
- the murJ gene encoding murein biosynthesis integral membrane protein MurJ, translating into MSLFKSASTISLLTLASRVAGLVRDQLFAATFGANAMTDAFYVAFRIPNLFRRLFGEGAFSQAFVPVLAASKATHGLEATKLLIDRVATLLTWVLVLTCVLGVLGTPLLVWAMAGGMQQEPQAYAAATTMTRWMFPYILFISLVSMASGILNTWRVFAVPAATPVLLNIAMIAATVWATPWFRSHGIEPIYAQIIGVMLGGLLQLGVQIPALKRLGLFPNIGLTWSLVRTAWADDATKKVAKLMVPALLGVGVAQISLFINTQIASRLAPGSVSWLSGADRLMEFPTAMLGVALGVVLMPQLAGAKAANDPKQYSAMLDWGLRLVVLLAVPCSVALLTFATPLVAVIFHYGAFTERDVAQTALALMGWGVGLLGVVAIKVLAPGFYASHNMKTPARIAVAVLVITQLLNLALVPLFQHAALTLSVGLGALINATWLLIGLRRRGSYLPVPGWWKFILQVLAASALLAVFLIWATSAVPWTQFAGAKLERVGYMALVLLASAAIYFVALWAAGMKLRKVVHPGGI
- a CDS encoding SirB1 family protein; its protein translation is MHIPYHPPTPLEYFAALVQSDEHFPLLEAVTSLAQDEYPELDIEQVLGDVDQLLARLKRRLPRDAVPLQRLRSLNQFFYRDLNFGGNVNDYYDPDNSYLNAVLRTRRGIPISLAVLWMELAQGIGLVVRGVAFPGHFMVKINLPKGQVVMDPFTGQSLSREELSERLEPYTRRNTLSDDFEVPLGLYLQASPPRDILARMLRNLKDIHTAQSDWPRLITVLDRLLVLLPDAWSEYRDRGLAHAALGHTRPAVIDLEKYLLCSQDALDLDSISERLSSLRRAKN